The Scyliorhinus torazame isolate Kashiwa2021f chromosome 10, sScyTor2.1, whole genome shotgun sequence genome contains a region encoding:
- the spata2l gene encoding spermatogenesis associated 2-like, protein MSTGFRLISEQYKSFCEDDYPGNDGICHDKELKGLVRLQLIKGAADVAVFLRDELVEIISKALYNSVNYTSTLKLLIRAFELLELAAVNLFQYPWRNEFKTIKTFSGAFVHYLKPAICNEDLVSIFKKMGYKLKDDLQLEMEDPPRTLELIRLAFEFFVTRIECEILLEIVGKLEHYKILVDELLRERKLMKSIDMCVNKLRKCLPAADRSQRERHLRKTASIGERFDMDVKVVSGDRNEAGSPFHGEYDENSIHSPPWRLMKSVPVHQHQDDACSKHITGIPGMNCVQSLTHQDKKFDFQGQAKDRYAFNSDISPSHTDGNTKMGSPKETAAENYELHSCLANGESAHFCCETCRTVHTILCEDMKQCNGHSLRFFGAESLACLQNVEASKSDLKQLSYADMVKTNPNCGLCRNFTIKFRCKCGTTVCWHCAYKDVLLCNMCGGHFLKI, encoded by the exons ATGAGCACTGGATTTAGACTTATTTCCGAACAATATAAATCATTTTGTGAAGATGACTATCCAGGAAACGATGGGATCTGCCATGATAAAGAATTAAAAGGATTGGTCAGACTGCAGTTAATAAAAGGTGCTGCAGACGTAGCTGTCTTCTTACGGGATGAGCTGGTTGAAATTATTTCCAAAGCTCTGTACAACTCGGTGAACTACACAAGTACGTTAAAGTTGTTGATCAGGGCTTTTGAATTGTTGGAATTGGCTGCAGTCAACCTCTTCCAATACCCGTGGAGAAATGAGTTCAAAACAATAAAA ACTTTTTCAGGAGCTTTTGTGCACTACCTGAAGCCTGCAATCTGTAACGAAGACCTGGTAAGCATTTTTAAGAAAATGGGTTATAAACTAAAGGATGACCTCCAATTAGAAATGGAAGACCCACCACGCACTTTGGAATTGATCAGGCTGGCGTTTGAGTTTTTTGTTACAAGAATTGAATGTGAAATCCTGTTGGAAATTGTTGGAAAGTTGGAGCACTACAAAATTTTGGTTGATGAGCTGCTTCGGGAAAGGAAGTTGATGAAAAGCATTGACATGTGTGTCAATAAACTAAGGAAGTGTCTTCCTGCCGCTGATAGAAGCCAGAGAGAAAGACATCTCAGAAAAACTGCTTCTATTGGAGAACGTTTTGACATGGATGTAAAAGTGGTTTCAGGTGACAGGAATGAAGCTGGCTCCCCTTTCCACGGGGAATATGATGAAAATTCAatccattccccaccatggagaTTAATGAAATCTGTGCCTGTTCACCAACACCAGGATGATGCCTGCAGTAAACACATTACTGGAATCCCTGGTATGAATTGTGTTCAGTCATTGACCCACCAGGACAAGAAATTTGATTTCCAAGGTCAGGCTAAAGACAGATACGCGTTTAACTCTGATATTAGTCCTTCACATACAGATGGAAATACGAAAATGGGATCGCCGAAAGAGACTGCTGCTGAAAACTACGAATTGCATAGCTGCCTTGCTAATGGTGAATCTGCTCACTTCTGTTGTGAAACGTGTCGCACAGTGCACACCATTTTGTGTGAAGATATGAAACAGTGTAACGGTCATTCCCTTAGATTTTTTGGTGCTGAAAGTTTGGCGTGTCTGCAAAATGTTGAAGCTTCTAAGAGTGACTTAAAGCAACTATCATATGCAGACATGGTTAAAACAAATCCAAACTGTGGGCTTTGTAGAAATTTCACCATAAAGTTTCGTTGTAAATGTGGCACAACTGTGTGCTGGCATTGTGCCTATAAAGATGTTTTGTTGTGTAATATGTGTGGGGGTCATTTTTTGAAAATTTAA